One Vanessa cardui chromosome 22, ilVanCard2.1, whole genome shotgun sequence DNA window includes the following coding sequences:
- the LOC124539310 gene encoding S-methyl-5'-thioadenosine phosphorylase — protein MVDRKSVKIGIIGGSGFDDPNLFENPIERDITTLFGKPSDVLLEGTIKGVPCVLLARHGRKHQFQPSDVNYRANIWALKLLGCTHVLATTATGSLVEQYRPGDLVVLDDFIDRTWGRHCTFYDRTEGGPRGVCHLPMRPAFCEKARQALLSAARSRGHICHESGTAVTIQGPRFSSRAESLMHRQWGGHVVNMTTVPEVVLAKEAGLSYAAVALVTDYDCWRENEQSVSVSEVLEMFARNIKKAIDVIVDAVQILAADSDYTYLDCHKDLVASAIMLKQ, from the exons ATGGTTGACAGAAAAAGTGTTAAG ATCGGTATAATCGGGGGATCCGGATTCGATGATCCAAATTTATTTGAGAATCCTATCGAGAGAGATATTACAACACTATTCGGAAAACCCTCTGACGTCTTACTAGAAGGTACCATTAAAGGTGTTCCTTGTGTTCTTTTGGCCAGGCATGGGAGAAAACATCAATTTCAACCAAG CGACGTTAATTATCGCGCAAATATTTGGGCATTGAAGCTGTTGGGCTGTACGCACGTTCTGGCTACAACTGCAACTGGCTCATTGGTGGAGCAGTACCGGCCTGGTGACTTGGTTGTGTTGGATGATTTTATTGATCG GACATGGGGTCGCCATTGTACGTTTTACGATCGGACGGAAGGTGGTCCGCGCGGCGTGTGTCACCTGCCTATGAGGCCGGCCTTCTGCGAGAAAGCGCGGCAAGCGCTGCTCAGCGCTGCACGCAGCAGAGGACACATCTGCCACGAGAGCGGGACCGCCGTCACCATTCAGGGACCCAG gtTTTCAAGTCGTGCTGAAAGTTTAATGCATCGCCAATGGGGCGGACATGTCGTCAACATGACCACCGTACCTGAA gtagtGCTAGCGAAGGAAGCAGGTCTGAGTTACGCAGCAGTAGCGCTGGTCACAGACTACGACTGCTGGAGGGAGAACGAACAATCA gTATCAGTGAGCGAAGTTCTAGAGATGTTTGCAAGGAATATCAAAAAGGCTATCGATGTAATCGTTGATGCTGTGCAGATACTCGCTGCAGATTCTGACTACACCTACCTCGATTGCCACAAG gACCTCGTGGCATCTGCTATTATGCTGAAGCAGTAA
- the LOC124539313 gene encoding cytochrome c oxidase assembly factor 7 homolog, whose translation MAYDLKREEEVKEFVENLGIEYRFGCYKEKKPEVCHLLADYLEAIKKDFDKAGKVYKSNCMEYNYGKSCLKYGNYALIGRGREKNDQEALRYFEKGCELNDPTSCLHAGLLLTATGPAITVQRDIPKGYNYLKKSCDNNEAMACHYLAGMYLTGVPKNPKEYNPHNPEKNANIDFLIKPDLKQAFQFAKRGCELGNVFACANVSLMYKKGDGVEKNLDESKKYFEIAKSLQNAHETTKELKFQQGLDNK comes from the exons ATGGCATATGATTTAAAACGTGAAGAGGAAGTAAAAGAGTTCGTCGAGAACCTTGGAATCGAATATCGGTTTGGatgttataaagaaaaaaagccCGAAGTCTGTCATCTTTTGGCTGACTATTTAGAAGCAATTAAAAAAGACTTCGATAAAGCGGGaaaagtatataaaagtaactGTATGGAATATAACTACGGGAAATCATGTTTGAAATACGGTAATTACGCGCTGATAGGACGAGGTCGAGAAAAAAATGATCAGGAAGCTTTGCGATATTTCGAAAAAGGTTGCGAGTTAAATGACCCAACGTCTTGTCTTCACGCCGGATTGCTACTCACGGCTACCGGCCCTGCTATTACAGTGCAGCGAGATATCCCTAAAG gttacaattatcttaaaaaaagcTGCGACAACAATGAAGCTATGGCATGCCATTACCTAGCAGGAATGTATCTCACCGGAGTGCCGAAAAATCCGAAAGAATATAATCCTCATAATCCTGAGAAAAATGCCAATATTGATTTCCTAATTAAACCAGATCTAAAGCAAGCATTTCAATTTGCAAAGAGAGGATGTGAATTGGGCAATGTGTTTGCCTGTGCAAATGTCAGTTTGATGTACAAGAAGGGTGATGGTGTTGAAAAAAATCTAGACGAATCAAAGAAATACTTTGAAATAGCAAAGAGTCTTCAAAATGCCCATGAAACTACAAAGGAACTCAAATTTCAACAAGGTCTTGacaataaatga
- the LOC124539452 gene encoding heme oxygenase 1, whose product MAQSEVLFTTRVRKATRTIHSVSDALVNAKFAISLSDETVWGGGLFVFYHIFAFLEDAKKRLNNTDYEKLFVTDVLLRKDAFEDDLVHYLGENWQSIPKSSALENYLEHLQNLERENPKLLMAYVYHLYLGLLSGGQILAKKRNVFGDGNSETNKYIDRVTDFTNVDIAQLKKDFRQAMNEIAEKMTEEEKQAFIEESNQVFLMNNLIVNSVGGQSKVLYNILYKTSAIVLLLAGVMLAYKLNK is encoded by the exons atggcGCAATCAGAAGTTTTGTTTACCACGCGTGTGCGAAAAGCGACTAGAACAATTCATTCAGTCAGTGACGCCTTGGTAAACGCAAAGTTTGCTATTT CTTTAAGTGATGAAACTGTGTGGGGTGGaggtttatttgtgttttatcaCATATTTGCCTTCCTCGAAGATGCTAAGAAAAGGTTGAATAATACAGACTATGAGAAGTTATTTGTGACTGATGTACTGCTCCg AAAAGATGCTTTTGAAGATGATTTGGTACACTATCTTGGTGAGAATTGGCAATCCATACCCAAATCCTCAGCACTGGAGAACTATTTAGAACACTTACAAAATCTTGAAAGAGAAAATCCAAAACTTCTGATGGCTTATGTGTATCATCTATACTTAGGCTTATTGAGCGGTGGACAGATTCTTGCAAAGAAGAGGAATGTTTTTGGTGATG GTAATtcagaaacaaataaatatatcgacaGAGTGACAGACTTCACTAATGTTGATATTGCTCAACTGAAGAAGGATTTCCGACAAGCTATGAACGAGATAGCAGAAAAAATGACAGAAGAAGAAAAGCAAGCATTTATAGAAGAAAGTAATCAAGTTTTTCTAATGAACAATTTGATAGTTAACTCAGTAGGGGGTCAAAGCAAAGttctctataatattttatataaaacttcagCGATAGTTCTGCTTTTGGCCGGCGTGATGCTGGCttacaaattgaataaataa